The following coding sequences lie in one Mus musculus strain C57BL/6J chromosome 11, GRCm38.p6 C57BL/6J genomic window:
- the Ccl9 gene encoding C-C motif chemokine 9 precursor — protein MKPFHTALSFLILTTALGIWAQITHATETKEVQSSLKAQQGLEIEMFHMGFQDSSDCCLSYNSRIQCSRFIGYFPTSGGCTRPGIIFISKRGFQVCANPSDRRVQRCIERLEQNSQPRTYKQ, from the exons ATGAAGCCTTTTCATACTGCCCTCTCCTTCCTCATTCTTACAACTGCTCTTGGAATCTGGGCCCAGATCACACATG CAACAGAGACAAAAGAAGTCCAGAGCAGTCTGAAGGCACAGCAAGGGCTTGAAATTGAAATGTTTCACATGG GCTTTCAAGACTCTTCAGATTGCTGCCTGTCCTATAACTCACGGATTCAGTGTTCAAGATTTATAGGTTATTTTCCCACCAGTGGTGGGTGTACCAGGCCGGGCATCAT cTTTATCAGCAAGAGGGGGTTCCAGGTCTGTGCCAACCCCAGTGATCGGAGAGTTCAGAGATGCATTGAAAGATTGGAGCAAAACTCACAACCACGGACCTACAAACAATAA